GCCAAGACGGTCGAGAACGGCGCAACATCGTTCACCCGCAAGCTGTGCCCGTTTCCCAAGGCGGCGGTGTATGACGGCATTGGAGATGCGAAGGACGCCGCTTCCTATCGCTGCAAGGATACGCCGACGCTGACGGCGCGGCTTCGCGCATCGGCAGGCCGCACGTTCTGACGCTCGTTTCCTGACGCCGCGATCGGTTGCAAAACGCGCTTTGTCTTTGCGCGCGAGCCTGCCATCGTGCCGGCGCGGCAACCGCCGCTCTGGAGGGGAACAGGATGGGCAGCCGCGCCGCAACCCGGCCGAGGGACGAACGCAGCGCCGACGCGGCGCCCGCGCCGAGCGGCACCCAGACGCTGCTGCGCGGTCTCGACGTGCTGGAGAGCGTCGCCGCCGGCCGCGGCTCCGTGCCCGAAGTCTGCGCCGCGACCGGACTCGGCGCCGAAATCTCGCGGCGGCTTTGCCGAACCCTCGCCGACCGCGGCTTCCTGACGCGGGACACCGGGCGGCTCGGGCTCGGCCCCGCGTTGCGCAAGCTCGCCGAGGAGGCCGACCGCCAGATCGATCTGATCGCGGTCGCGCGGCCGCATCTCGACGGGCTCGCCGATGCGACGCTCGAGGCGGTCCATCTCGCCATCGAGGACCGCGCCATGGTGCGCTACATCCATATGGTCCACGGCCGCCGCCGGCTCTCGCTACGATCGATCGTCGGCGAAACCCGGCCGATGACCCGGACCTCGCTCGGCAAGGCGCTGATGCTCGATCTGGAGGAGGCCGAGTTGCGCCGCCGCTTCGAGGCGGAGCAGGGCGCGGGGGATTTTGCCGACTGGCACCGGGACATGCGCGCGGCGGCGGCGCGCCAGATCGCCTTCGACAGCGCCGAGTTCGAGGCCAACGTCCATTGCGTCGGCGCCCCGGTGCGCGGCGCCGGCGGCAGGATCCTCGCCGCGATCAGCGTCTCGAGCATCGTCGAGGCGCCGACGCCCGAATGGCGCGACGAACAGGCCGGGCTGGTCGATGCGGCGGCACGGGCGATCAGCCTGGAGCTCGGCGCGCCGGCGCGGGCGTGAGCGCCTGACCGGATACTAATGTGTTAGTGTCCCCGCTTTGGGGCGGTCAGCGTCTGGCGGATTGGCGGGCGTAACGGGCGCAGTGGCCGGCAAGGGTCTGTACCTTCGGATCCGAGGCGCCATATTGACGTTTGTAACGGGCAAGCTCAGGGCCACAAATCTGTGCCATGCGGGCGTCGCTGACACCGCGGCGGCCGCCATTCCGAGCGGCGATCCGGTTCGAGTGGGCGCGCATGGTCGAGCTCAGCACCAAACCCTGCCCCGTCGAAACGGGATCCATCTGGGCCATGGCGGGTGTGGACACGGCAAGAGCGGCGCCCAGAAAACAGAAACGAAGCATTCAAAGCCTCCTGCGCGTATCGTTATGGAATGGCCACGGCTTGGTCCACCCGGCTAACCACCGGGCGGGTTGAAGGTGTACGGACGTGCGTTGATCCGGGGCTGCGCCGCGATAGACCGCGGAAGCACCTTGCAGGATGCGGCGACTCTCATCCTTCACTTCCGCGCACGTGCCAGGCTCGTCGGCGATCAAGGCAGCGCGAAGGCGATATAGGCGGAGCCTTGCGGCGCTTTGGGGTCGCGGCCGGCGCTGGTGGCGAGGACGACGAACTGGCGGCCGTTGACGGAGTAGGTGATCGGGGTGGCGACGCCGGCATAAGGCAGGATCGTCTCCCACAGCAGCCGGCCGGTGCGGGCGTC
The nucleotide sequence above comes from Sphingosinicella sp. BN140058. Encoded proteins:
- a CDS encoding IclR family transcriptional regulator; the protein is MGSRAATRPRDERSADAAPAPSGTQTLLRGLDVLESVAAGRGSVPEVCAATGLGAEISRRLCRTLADRGFLTRDTGRLGLGPALRKLAEEADRQIDLIAVARPHLDGLADATLEAVHLAIEDRAMVRYIHMVHGRRRLSLRSIVGETRPMTRTSLGKALMLDLEEAELRRRFEAEQGAGDFADWHRDMRAAAARQIAFDSAEFEANVHCVGAPVRGAGGRILAAISVSSIVEAPTPEWRDEQAGLVDAAARAISLELGAPARA